The following coding sequences lie in one Hymenobacter tibetensis genomic window:
- a CDS encoding FAD-containing oxidoreductase produces MNHSFDALIVGAGQAGPSLAGRLTAAGWTVGFVERKNFGGTCVNTGCTPTKALIASAKAAHTIRQAAHYGLGPMPEFTVDLAQVQARKDSIVAASRGSLEKWLTQMPGCTIFRGTARFLSATTMQVGDDVLEARHIFLNVGGRPASPPLPGIHHVPYLTSSTILALEELPTHLVIVGAGAIGLEFAQLFRRLGSQVTVVERSPRLLPHDDEDVAAAVADILASEGIMLRLGAECISLGVEEGQPVVHVSCEQDPTPSRGSHLLLAMGRQPNTDDLDLKQAGLQADARGYLSVDEELRTPVPGIWALGDCNGRGAYTHTAYNDFEIVAANLLDHGQRRVSDRLPVSAIYLDPPVAKVGLTEHEVRAAGIPALVGKRPMTKVGRAVEKGETQGFMKVLVHAETDQILGASIVGVGGDEAIHCIITAMYAQQTAAFMRRNVFIHPTVAELIPTVFGELKPLTASET; encoded by the coding sequence ATGAATCACTCCTTTGACGCGTTAATTGTCGGGGCCGGGCAGGCGGGGCCCTCGTTGGCTGGCCGCCTCACCGCCGCTGGTTGGACGGTGGGGTTCGTGGAGCGCAAAAACTTCGGGGGCACGTGCGTAAATACCGGCTGCACACCCACCAAAGCCTTGATTGCCAGTGCCAAGGCGGCGCACACGATACGGCAGGCCGCTCATTACGGCCTGGGGCCAATGCCAGAATTCACCGTAGACTTAGCGCAGGTACAAGCCCGCAAAGACTCTATTGTGGCGGCGTCGCGGGGGAGCTTGGAGAAGTGGCTGACCCAGATGCCGGGCTGCACGATCTTCCGGGGAACCGCCCGGTTTTTGTCGGCTACAACCATGCAAGTAGGCGACGATGTGCTGGAAGCTCGGCACATTTTCCTGAATGTAGGCGGCCGGCCGGCTAGCCCACCTTTGCCCGGCATTCACCACGTTCCTTACCTGACCAGTAGCACCATTCTAGCTTTGGAAGAACTGCCAACGCATCTGGTTATTGTGGGCGCGGGGGCAATAGGGTTGGAATTTGCGCAGCTGTTTCGGCGCTTGGGTTCGCAAGTAACTGTAGTGGAACGCAGTCCGCGCCTGCTCCCGCATGACGATGAAGACGTTGCGGCGGCCGTAGCCGATATCCTTGCCAGCGAAGGTATTATGCTACGGCTTGGGGCCGAGTGCATTAGTCTGGGGGTGGAAGAGGGCCAGCCGGTAGTGCACGTTAGCTGCGAGCAAGATCCAACGCCGAGTCGCGGCTCGCACTTGCTGCTCGCCATGGGCCGGCAGCCCAACACCGACGATTTAGACTTGAAACAAGCTGGCTTGCAGGCTGATGCTCGCGGTTACCTGTCCGTGGATGAAGAGCTGCGCACCCCGGTGCCGGGTATCTGGGCGCTAGGTGACTGCAACGGCCGCGGGGCCTACACCCATACCGCCTATAACGACTTCGAGATTGTGGCGGCCAACCTGCTCGACCACGGCCAGCGTCGCGTCAGCGACCGGCTGCCCGTTTCGGCCATCTACCTGGATCCGCCTGTTGCCAAAGTTGGGCTAACGGAACACGAAGTACGCGCCGCGGGTATCCCGGCTCTGGTGGGCAAGCGGCCCATGACCAAGGTGGGTCGGGCCGTGGAAAAAGGAGAAACCCAAGGCTTTATGAAAGTGCTGGTGCATGCTGAAACCGACCAGATTTTGGGAGCGAGCATTGTGGGCGTAGGCGGCGACGAGGCTATCCACTGCATCATCACCGCCATGTACGCGCAGCAAACGGCAGCTTTCATGCGCCGCAACGTGTTCATTCACCCCACCGTCGCGGAGCTAATCCCGACGGTGTTTGGCGAGCTGAAACCGCTGACAGCCAGCGAAACATAA
- a CDS encoding LLM class flavin-dependent oxidoreductase, producing MSSTSSASVAYSVLDLAPIVAGTTPTDTFRNSLDLAQQVEQLGYTRFWLSEHHNMVSVASSAPVVLIGYIAGGTTTLRVGSGGIMLPNHAPLVVAEQMGTLASLYPNRIDLGLGRAPGSDQRTAQAIRGSRFGSVQDFPRDIEQLQAYFSSDNSSSAVRAIPGEGLTIPIYILGSSTESAYLAAELGLPYAFASHFAPGQLFPALQIYRQNFRPSAVLAKPYVIACVNVVAADTDAEAQWLSTSLKQFMLGVIKGKPAPLPAPVESMNGLWEPAQQYAVQQMLAYSFIGSKQTIQQELQEFIGQTQLDELMVVSNIFRHEARVHSYRLVAEVLGQGELTPASPLYQHSH from the coding sequence ATGTCTTCTACTTCATCTGCCTCCGTTGCCTATTCCGTGCTGGACTTGGCGCCTATCGTGGCTGGTACCACGCCCACGGACACCTTTCGCAACAGCTTAGACCTGGCTCAACAGGTTGAACAGCTGGGGTATACCCGTTTCTGGCTTTCCGAGCATCACAACATGGTGAGCGTGGCAAGTTCGGCGCCGGTGGTGCTCATTGGCTACATTGCCGGCGGCACCACCACCCTGCGAGTTGGCTCGGGAGGCATCATGCTGCCCAACCACGCCCCGCTAGTAGTAGCCGAGCAAATGGGCACGCTGGCCTCACTCTACCCCAACCGAATTGATTTGGGGTTGGGCCGCGCGCCCGGTTCCGATCAGCGGACGGCACAGGCCATCCGGGGTAGCCGGTTCGGCTCCGTGCAGGATTTCCCCCGCGACATCGAGCAGTTACAGGCCTACTTCTCGTCCGACAATAGCAGCAGCGCCGTGCGGGCCATTCCAGGCGAAGGGCTGACGATTCCAATTTACATCCTGGGTTCCAGCACCGAAAGCGCCTATTTGGCGGCGGAGTTAGGCTTGCCTTATGCTTTCGCCAGCCATTTTGCGCCGGGCCAGCTGTTCCCGGCCTTGCAGATATACCGCCAGAACTTCCGCCCGTCGGCGGTGCTGGCTAAGCCGTACGTTATTGCCTGCGTGAACGTGGTGGCCGCCGATACGGATGCCGAGGCGCAATGGCTGTCCACTTCGTTGAAGCAGTTTATGTTGGGCGTCATTAAGGGCAAGCCGGCGCCTCTGCCCGCCCCGGTTGAGAGCATGAATGGGCTGTGGGAACCGGCGCAGCAGTATGCCGTTCAGCAAATGCTGGCGTATTCCTTTATCGGTAGCAAACAGACCATACAGCAAGAGCTGCAAGAGTTTATCGGGCAAACCCAGCTCGACGAGCTCATGGTCGTGTCCAACATCTTCCGCCACGAAGCGCGGGTACATTCCTACCGGCTGGTGGCAGAAGTGCTCGGGCAGGGCGAACTGACCCCAGCGTCACCGCTTTACCAGCATAGCCACTAA
- a CDS encoding MIP/aquaporin family protein, with protein sequence MRTMLRHCLLAEVLGTAILMVFGTGAAVVNEQTHALGHGGVAAAFGLVVLILIQGLGHVSGAHVNPAVTIGFWVAGRFPAQRVLPYVAAQLVGAAIGSSLVRLVATKGSMLGATLPAHGAGQAFGIEVLLTFWLMLVILRVTSGYYEQGLMVGLTISATVALEALVGGPLTGASMNPARSLGPALLSGNWTAAWVYVAAPIAGVLLAVLVDRLLELQTPPDKAA encoded by the coding sequence ATGAGAACTATGTTACGCCATTGCCTGCTGGCTGAAGTGCTGGGTACTGCTATCCTGATGGTGTTCGGCACTGGTGCAGCCGTTGTGAACGAGCAAACTCACGCGCTAGGGCACGGAGGGGTGGCAGCAGCATTCGGGTTGGTGGTACTTATTCTGATTCAGGGGTTGGGGCACGTAAGCGGGGCGCATGTCAACCCAGCCGTGACCATCGGTTTCTGGGTGGCGGGCCGCTTCCCGGCTCAGCGGGTGCTGCCTTACGTAGCTGCCCAACTGGTAGGGGCCGCTATTGGCAGCAGTTTGGTACGGCTCGTTGCCACCAAAGGCTCTATGCTGGGCGCCACGTTACCGGCGCACGGAGCCGGGCAGGCGTTCGGCATCGAGGTGTTGCTTACGTTTTGGTTGATGCTGGTGATTCTGCGCGTGACGTCAGGCTACTACGAGCAAGGGCTCATGGTGGGCCTCACTATTAGCGCCACTGTTGCGCTGGAAGCGTTGGTTGGAGGCCCTCTCACCGGAGCTTCCATGAACCCGGCCCGTTCGCTGGGCCCGGCTCTGCTCAGTGGCAACTGGACAGCCGCTTGGGTGTACGTAGCGGCGCCAATAGCGGGCGTGTTGCTGGCCGTGCTGGTGGACCGGCTGCTGGAACTCCAGACCCCACCAGACAAGGCGGCATAA
- a CDS encoding bestrophin family protein: MLLETKLPIRYILTRIKPDIIRVLLISIVFQGLKTYFGANLPLIPLQLPAILGSSISLLLAFKISQSYDRWWEARKLWGSLVNDSRTLVLQTKSFVKRDFLLPGPESPLHAMAHRQIAWCYCLGDSLRGQNPVPELQKHLPQRELRYLESHTNKSLALLDLHSEQIKELYEQEAINAFQQVQLDSTIVRLCDAMGGAERIKNTVFPVTYRLLVHCFIYLFLLTLSLGLVETIGLWEIPVLLAVASTFFLLERTARYLQDPFNNKPTDTPVTAIARTVEINLKQLLQASEIPAPLVAESFYLL, encoded by the coding sequence ATGCTGCTTGAAACCAAATTGCCCATTCGGTACATATTAACGCGCATCAAGCCCGACATCATCCGGGTGCTGCTGATATCTATTGTTTTTCAGGGGCTGAAAACCTATTTCGGTGCCAACCTGCCGCTTATTCCGTTGCAACTGCCTGCCATTTTGGGTAGCTCGATTTCCTTGCTGCTGGCATTCAAAATCAGTCAGTCATATGACCGGTGGTGGGAAGCGCGCAAGCTATGGGGTAGCCTCGTGAACGACTCGCGCACGTTGGTGCTCCAAACCAAGAGCTTCGTGAAAAGAGACTTTCTGCTGCCGGGTCCAGAATCTCCCCTCCATGCTATGGCTCACCGCCAAATAGCCTGGTGCTACTGCTTAGGCGATTCGCTCCGGGGGCAAAACCCCGTTCCGGAACTGCAAAAGCACCTTCCGCAGCGCGAGCTACGCTACTTGGAGTCCCATACCAACAAGTCGTTGGCGTTACTGGACCTGCATTCCGAGCAAATCAAGGAACTGTATGAGCAGGAGGCCATTAACGCCTTTCAGCAGGTGCAGCTAGATTCCACTATTGTGCGGCTCTGCGACGCCATGGGCGGCGCTGAGCGCATCAAGAACACCGTGTTCCCCGTCACGTACCGGCTGCTGGTGCATTGCTTTATCTACCTGTTCTTGCTGACTCTCTCGCTCGGGCTGGTGGAAACCATCGGCCTCTGGGAAATTCCGGTGCTGCTGGCTGTGGCCTCCACGTTCTTTTTGTTGGAGCGCACCGCCCGCTATCTGCAAGACCCGTTCAACAACAAGCCGACAGATACCCCCGTAACGGCCATTGCCCGCACCGTGGAAATCAACCTCAAGCAACTGCTTCAGGCTTCCGAGATTCCCGCGCCCCTGGTCGCCGAGTCGTTTTACTTGCTTTAG
- a CDS encoding TonB-dependent receptor family protein — protein MNSRLFLLSLGLPLVAGVLVAPAAVAQQTSPGDTARLIRVPEVTILGGEQNELFTSIPGSVSKVSAKELRLLAPVSSNEVFRRVPGLNVVDEEGIGLRANIGIRGMDPDRSRTVLVLEDGVPVALGPYGEPELYYTPVIDRMAGVEVLKGSGQIQYGPQTIGGVINYITADAPAEAQTTVRLRGGGRGYFSGLASYGNTFGRTGLLVSYLHKRADNLGPVHFRLHDLTMKLNVQLNDRQTLRLKLGVYDEFSNASYLGLTQSQYEQGGQDYQQLAPDDRLPVRRYSISAAHTVRLSDHVQLATTAFGYTTVRNWQRQDFSLSPTASNQTGVVWGDPTVRDGAVYMQNSNGHRNRQFQVAGLEPRLAINYAVGGRSGELATGVRVLHEQAEEQYVVGKKANARGGDQRDYEIRTGLAFSAFAQNKLQLSERLSATVGLRGEVFNYERDIRRGLFTVNNRPNQIRDTMVVATSSVTALIPGAGLNYTLNERATVFAGVHRGFAPPRIKDAISGTGVALQLDAELSWNYEVGTRARPLPGLETEVTGFLMDFSNQIIPVSLSSGNAGAGFLNGGNTRHIGAEGSVVLDFARLLTLKQSLALDLKATYVKATYTDDRFATTPTNESRNIKGHQTPYAPNVLLSGGFSVEPVRRLSVRLTGTYVSSQYSDELNTVEAAPHGRTGRIPGYRLLDATLLYRLPGNHVSISLAGKNLTDERYIASRRPQGIRVSTPRLLTAGLDVTL, from the coding sequence ATGAATTCACGCTTATTTCTTCTTTCCTTGGGTCTTCCTTTGGTAGCTGGGGTACTGGTTGCGCCGGCCGCGGTAGCACAGCAAACCAGCCCCGGTGACACGGCCCGTTTGATTCGTGTTCCCGAAGTAACTATTCTGGGTGGCGAGCAGAACGAGCTGTTTACGTCCATTCCTGGCTCGGTCAGCAAGGTGTCAGCCAAGGAGCTTCGGTTGTTGGCGCCCGTGAGCAGCAACGAGGTATTCCGCCGGGTGCCTGGCCTGAACGTGGTGGATGAAGAAGGGATTGGGTTGCGCGCCAACATCGGTATTCGCGGCATGGACCCCGACCGTTCGCGCACTGTGCTTGTACTCGAAGACGGCGTGCCTGTGGCGCTGGGCCCCTATGGTGAGCCCGAGCTATATTACACGCCCGTCATCGACCGTATGGCGGGGGTGGAAGTACTGAAAGGCAGCGGCCAGATTCAATACGGCCCTCAAACCATCGGGGGCGTCATCAACTACATCACGGCCGATGCGCCCGCCGAGGCCCAGACCACCGTGCGGCTGCGTGGCGGGGGGCGCGGTTACTTTTCAGGCTTGGCCAGCTACGGCAATACCTTCGGCCGCACGGGCCTGTTGGTGAGTTACTTGCACAAGCGGGCCGACAACCTGGGGCCGGTGCACTTTCGCCTGCACGACCTCACCATGAAGCTCAACGTCCAACTCAACGACCGTCAGACGCTACGGTTGAAACTGGGGGTCTACGATGAGTTCAGCAACGCTTCTTACCTAGGGCTAACCCAGTCGCAGTACGAGCAAGGGGGACAAGACTACCAGCAGCTGGCCCCCGACGACCGGCTGCCCGTGCGGCGCTACTCTATCAGCGCGGCCCACACCGTCCGGTTGTCAGACCACGTGCAGCTAGCTACCACGGCCTTTGGCTATACCACCGTCCGCAACTGGCAGCGGCAAGATTTTTCCCTTTCGCCTACCGCCTCCAACCAAACTGGCGTGGTCTGGGGCGACCCAACTGTGCGAGATGGGGCGGTGTATATGCAGAATAGCAACGGCCACCGCAACCGTCAGTTTCAGGTGGCAGGCCTGGAACCTCGCCTAGCTATAAACTATGCCGTAGGGGGCCGCAGTGGCGAGCTTGCTACCGGCGTGCGCGTGCTGCACGAGCAAGCCGAGGAACAATACGTGGTAGGCAAAAAAGCCAATGCCCGGGGCGGCGACCAGCGCGATTATGAAATTCGTACTGGCTTGGCCTTTAGTGCCTTCGCTCAAAACAAGCTGCAACTCTCCGAGCGTCTGTCAGCTACGGTAGGCTTGCGGGGAGAGGTGTTCAACTATGAGCGTGACATTCGGCGCGGCCTCTTCACCGTCAACAACCGCCCCAACCAGATTCGCGACACCATGGTGGTGGCCACCAGCAGCGTAACGGCCCTGATTCCGGGCGCGGGGCTGAACTACACGCTTAATGAGCGAGCCACGGTGTTTGCGGGAGTACACCGCGGCTTTGCCCCACCGCGCATCAAGGATGCCATATCCGGCACTGGCGTGGCCTTGCAGCTGGATGCGGAACTGAGTTGGAACTACGAGGTGGGCACCCGGGCGCGCCCATTGCCCGGCCTGGAAACCGAAGTGACCGGTTTTCTGATGGACTTCTCCAATCAAATCATTCCCGTTTCGCTGTCGTCGGGCAATGCCGGGGCGGGCTTCCTGAACGGCGGAAACACGCGCCATATAGGGGCTGAGGGCAGCGTGGTGTTGGATTTCGCGCGGTTGCTGACGCTAAAGCAGTCCTTGGCCCTGGACCTGAAAGCCACGTACGTGAAGGCAACCTACACCGACGACCGGTTTGCTACTACGCCCACCAATGAATCCCGCAACATCAAAGGCCATCAAACACCTTACGCGCCTAACGTGCTGCTTTCCGGCGGTTTCAGCGTTGAGCCGGTGCGCCGCCTGAGCGTACGGCTGACCGGCACCTATGTGAGTTCTCAATACAGCGACGAGCTCAACACCGTAGAAGCTGCTCCCCACGGCCGCACCGGCCGGATTCCGGGCTACCGTCTGCTTGATGCCACGTTGCTTTACCGTTTGCCCGGCAACCACGTGAGTATAAGCTTAGCCGGCAAAAACCTCACCGATGAACGCTACATTGCCTCGCGCCGTCCGCAGGGCATCCGCGTCAGTACCCCCCGGCTGCTCACTGCGGGCTTGGATGTGACCTTATAA
- a CDS encoding carboxypeptidase regulatory-like domain-containing protein, whose protein sequence is MIRKIHKAVSVLLVLLFCFAHAAAVAQTSQAGINGTVTDEKKEPIPGATVVVKNQATGFTTGTSTSPKGEYTFRQLPLGGPYTITISFVGYGTQTRSGYTLNLSDILKLDVQLQTSTNELGTVVINGSSMQNNIPNLGASTAVNAQNISKLPVLGRNFTSLIDLSPLSRGGSISGQLATSTNYTIDGMTAKNATFGGTAGTGAPYSISIEAVREFKVVTNQYDVTYGRSGGGTINTATKAGTNTFSGSAFSFVRADWLSSRYDIRGNRRNVPFSTYQYGFSLGGPIIKDKAQFFVAYDHQRDARPLQIADIQGPADEQRLNVTQTTLDRYLDIARSKYGVAASPQFGSFDKRENTDAIFARLDFQLNDKNLLTISNNYIYDKNNQNIGDNTAINLYEVYGTSRNKSNSTLASLRSTLSPRVTNELKLQQLSASVESISGSQLPAGFATIPRAIVDRVQSSVADRNVFTSIQLGGQRYAPEYFFSDVSQLTNNVYFNTDKINFTFGTDLMYSSLDSRYGSEVNGRFFYTGLDNFEKLAPYRYAREIPLVDDPSVQQHFVNAGLYAQMQTKVAAGLDIMAGIRADYTTYLDKPNFNQAVFEDLGLKTDHSLNTFQLQPRAQLTWDVGERQKDIIRLGGGIFGSDILNYTMINNMVFDGTKLASVDITNSAARPNLVPTPNFPGYRNDPATTPGAELFNLPGVQRLSTINLNREDVRIPVVYKANFSYNRFITERLRVGASAYLSLARNNYMYTDANMVDQPYFRLANEGNRGVYVPANTISPSNGAADWTLGRKTERVGRVLALNSDGKVNQYALVLDGTFRYFADGELSFSYTYNDTQDNTSYNGNVANTATLSLPVRDDPRDLSKITASDNQFRNKVVLYGTLPTLYGVSVGLRYSGIGGTRYSLLSGGNVNGDFVASNDLAYVFDPNDPSVPEPIRAGIQGILDNPNASSNLKDYVRRSIGKVAERNGGVNGFYGQFDIRVAKRFRTFTKKQYVEFSGDLFNVANFLNKRNGVIETLGNQNIYSLAGFNTATSSYNYNVNANTGVVTPSGNPFQLQIGLRYGF, encoded by the coding sequence ATGATACGAAAAATACATAAAGCGGTAAGTGTCTTGTTGGTTTTGCTTTTTTGTTTTGCGCACGCAGCCGCAGTGGCGCAAACCTCGCAAGCTGGCATCAACGGCACCGTTACCGACGAGAAAAAGGAGCCCATTCCGGGAGCAACTGTGGTAGTGAAAAACCAGGCAACCGGCTTTACTACGGGTACTTCTACCAGCCCTAAAGGCGAATACACCTTTCGTCAACTACCGCTGGGTGGCCCCTACACCATCACGATTTCCTTTGTTGGCTACGGTACCCAAACCCGTAGCGGCTACACGCTGAACCTGAGTGACATCTTGAAGCTGGATGTGCAGTTGCAGACTTCAACCAATGAGCTGGGTACCGTGGTAATCAACGGGTCCAGCATGCAGAACAACATTCCCAACCTGGGCGCCTCCACCGCAGTCAACGCGCAGAACATCAGCAAGTTACCTGTGCTTGGCCGGAATTTCACGTCCCTGATTGACCTGTCGCCCCTGAGCCGGGGAGGCAGTATATCCGGGCAGCTGGCTACTTCCACCAACTACACCATTGATGGCATGACAGCCAAAAACGCCACCTTTGGCGGTACGGCGGGCACGGGAGCCCCGTATTCTATCTCCATTGAGGCGGTGCGGGAGTTCAAGGTGGTGACCAACCAGTACGACGTCACGTACGGGCGCAGCGGCGGCGGCACCATTAACACTGCCACCAAGGCTGGCACCAACACCTTCAGCGGCAGTGCCTTCTCGTTCGTGCGGGCCGACTGGTTGTCGTCGCGCTACGATATTCGCGGCAACCGGCGCAACGTGCCGTTTTCCACCTACCAGTACGGCTTCTCGTTGGGCGGCCCCATCATCAAAGACAAGGCCCAGTTCTTTGTAGCCTACGACCATCAGCGCGATGCGCGGCCCCTGCAAATTGCTGACATCCAAGGTCCCGCCGACGAGCAACGCCTCAACGTAACCCAGACCACGCTGGACCGCTACCTAGATATTGCCCGCAGCAAGTATGGGGTAGCTGCTTCCCCCCAGTTCGGCTCCTTCGATAAACGAGAAAACACCGACGCCATTTTTGCGCGCCTGGATTTTCAGCTCAACGACAAGAACTTGCTGACCATCAGCAACAACTACATCTACGACAAGAATAACCAGAACATCGGCGACAACACGGCTATCAACCTCTACGAGGTGTACGGTACTAGCCGCAACAAAAGCAACAGCACATTGGCCTCGCTGCGCTCCACGCTGAGCCCCCGGGTAACCAACGAGCTGAAACTACAGCAGTTGTCGGCTTCGGTGGAAAGCATTTCGGGTAGCCAGCTACCGGCGGGGTTTGCCACTATTCCGCGCGCTATTGTTGATCGGGTGCAGTCGTCGGTGGCGGACCGCAACGTCTTCACGTCCATTCAGCTCGGAGGGCAGCGGTACGCGCCGGAGTACTTCTTCAGCGACGTGTCGCAGCTCACCAACAACGTGTATTTCAACACCGACAAAATCAACTTCACCTTCGGAACCGACCTGATGTATTCCAGCCTGGATTCGCGGTACGGCAGCGAGGTGAACGGACGTTTCTTCTACACGGGCCTCGATAACTTCGAGAAGCTGGCTCCTTACCGGTATGCCCGGGAAATTCCGCTCGTTGATGACCCAAGCGTGCAGCAGCACTTCGTTAATGCTGGCCTCTACGCGCAGATGCAAACCAAGGTAGCTGCTGGCTTGGACATTATGGCCGGTATTCGTGCCGACTACACCACCTACCTCGACAAGCCCAATTTCAACCAAGCGGTATTCGAGGATCTGGGGTTGAAGACCGACCACTCGCTGAACACCTTCCAGCTCCAGCCCCGCGCGCAGCTCACCTGGGACGTGGGTGAGCGGCAGAAAGACATCATCCGCTTGGGCGGTGGCATCTTCGGGTCGGATATTCTGAACTACACCATGATCAACAACATGGTATTCGACGGCACGAAGCTGGCCTCCGTGGACATCACCAACTCCGCTGCCCGGCCCAACCTGGTGCCTACGCCCAACTTCCCCGGCTACCGCAACGACCCCGCCACCACGCCCGGCGCCGAATTATTCAACCTGCCCGGTGTGCAGCGCCTGTCCACCATCAACCTCAACCGCGAAGATGTGCGCATCCCGGTGGTGTACAAAGCCAACTTCTCCTACAACCGGTTCATCACGGAGCGGTTACGAGTGGGAGCCAGCGCTTATCTCAGCTTGGCCCGCAACAACTACATGTACACCGATGCCAACATGGTGGACCAGCCGTACTTCCGGTTAGCCAACGAAGGCAACCGCGGCGTGTACGTACCGGCCAACACCATCAGCCCGAGCAACGGGGCCGCCGACTGGACCCTGGGCCGCAAAACCGAACGGGTAGGCCGCGTGCTGGCGTTGAACAGCGACGGCAAAGTAAACCAGTACGCCTTGGTACTGGACGGCACGTTCCGCTACTTCGCGGATGGCGAGCTTTCCTTCAGCTACACCTACAACGACACGCAAGACAACACCTCCTACAACGGCAACGTGGCCAACACCGCCACCCTGTCGTTGCCGGTGCGCGACGACCCACGCGACTTAAGTAAGATCACCGCTTCCGACAACCAGTTCCGCAATAAAGTGGTGTTGTACGGCACCCTGCCTACTCTCTATGGCGTGAGCGTTGGGTTGCGTTACTCCGGCATCGGAGGCACCCGGTACTCGCTGCTGTCGGGGGGCAACGTGAACGGCGACTTCGTGGCTTCCAACGACTTGGCTTACGTATTCGACCCGAATGACCCGAGCGTACCCGAGCCGATCCGCGCCGGCATCCAAGGCATCCTGGACAACCCCAACGCTAGCTCCAACTTGAAAGACTACGTGCGCCGCAGCATTGGCAAAGTGGCCGAAAGAAATGGGGGCGTCAACGGCTTCTACGGCCAGTTCGACATCCGCGTAGCCAAGCGCTTCCGGACCTTCACCAAAAAGCAATACGTGGAGTTCTCCGGTGACTTGTTCAACGTAGCCAACTTCCTGAACAAGCGAAACGGAGTAATTGAAACGCTCGGCAACCAGAATATTTATTCTCTTGCTGGCTTCAATACCGCTACCAGTTCCTACAATTACAACGTGAATGCCAACACAGGGGTAGTAACGCCCTCAGGCAACCCGTTCCAATTGCAAATAGGGTTACGCTACGGCTTCTAA